Proteins encoded within one genomic window of Sphingomonas sp. NBWT7:
- a CDS encoding trans-aconitate 2-methyltransferase — MTTAPEWQTRVGDVWAAEWRRTDRSFADLSRQLDVAIAAVAPEDGRAADLGCGAGVTSLSLAAARPGLAIDGFDLSPALIDVARARAAGQGAGNVTFAVGAVPAALGATPRYDLAVSRHGVMFFDDPRAAFAGIRTAMTPGAALVFSCFRTPAENPWAAGTIAALGGRLDPPHGYAPGPFAFADRTTIVDLLTGAGFGDVCIAAADYRYCAGAGPDPAGDGADFFRRIGTVSKLFAAANEADRPVLVNRLRAHLATHVRGDVLDFPAAAWIVTARA, encoded by the coding sequence ATGACCACCGCACCCGAATGGCAGACCCGCGTGGGCGACGTGTGGGCAGCGGAGTGGCGGCGGACGGATCGGAGCTTCGCGGATCTCTCGCGTCAGCTGGATGTCGCGATCGCGGCGGTGGCGCCGGAGGATGGCCGCGCGGCCGATCTGGGATGCGGGGCGGGGGTGACGAGCCTGTCGCTCGCGGCGGCACGCCCCGGCCTCGCGATCGACGGGTTCGATCTGTCGCCGGCACTGATCGACGTCGCGCGCGCACGGGCGGCCGGGCAGGGGGCGGGCAACGTGACCTTTGCGGTCGGTGCGGTGCCGGCGGCATTGGGCGCGACGCCGCGCTACGACCTGGCGGTGTCGCGCCATGGCGTGATGTTCTTCGACGATCCGCGCGCGGCCTTCGCCGGCATTCGCACGGCCATGACGCCGGGCGCCGCACTGGTTTTTTCCTGCTTCCGAACGCCGGCGGAAAATCCGTGGGCGGCCGGGACGATCGCGGCGCTCGGCGGCAGGCTCGACCCGCCGCACGGTTACGCGCCGGGGCCGTTCGCCTTCGCCGATCGGACGACGATCGTCGATCTACTGACCGGCGCGGGTTTCGGCGACGTGTGCATTGCGGCGGCGGACTATCGCTATTGCGCGGGCGCGGGCCCTGATCCGGCGGGGGACGGCGCCGACTTCTTTCGCCGTATCGGGACTGTATCGAAGCTCTTCGCCGCGGCGAACGAGGCGGATCGGCCGGTACTGGTGAACCGCCTGCGCGCACATCTTGCGACGCACGTGCGGGGCGATGTGCTCGACTTCCCGGCGGCGGCGTGGATCGTGACGGCGCGCGCGTGA
- the recA gene encoding recombinase RecA, with the protein MAANLKVIPANMASPTADRQSADRQKALDAALAQIDRAFGKGSAMKLGQKEAMKVEVVSTGSLGLDIALGVGGLPKGRIVEIFGPESSGKTTLALHAIAESQKAGGMAAFVDAEHALDPAYAKKLGVNIDDLIVSQPDTGEQALEIVDTLVRSNAIDVLVVDSVAALVPRAEIEGEMGDSHVGLQARLMSQALRKLTGTISRSNCLVIFINQIRMKIGVMYGSPETTTGGNALKFYASVRLDVRRIGSVKDREEATGNQTRVKVVKNKVAPPFKQVEFDIMFGEGISKLGEIIDLGVKAGLVEKSGSWFSYDSIRIGQGRENSKNYLRENVEVAERLEKQIRGRQEGLGEELMAGPSDDDDV; encoded by the coding sequence ATGGCCGCCAATCTCAAGGTGATACCAGCTAACATGGCTAGCCCGACCGCAGACCGTCAGAGCGCGGACCGTCAGAAGGCGCTCGACGCCGCCCTCGCGCAGATCGATCGCGCCTTTGGCAAGGGCTCTGCGATGAAGCTCGGGCAGAAGGAGGCGATGAAGGTCGAGGTGGTGTCGACCGGCAGCCTCGGGCTCGATATCGCGCTCGGCGTCGGCGGGCTGCCCAAGGGACGGATCGTCGAGATCTTCGGCCCCGAATCGTCGGGCAAGACGACGCTGGCGCTGCATGCGATCGCCGAATCGCAGAAGGCCGGCGGCATGGCGGCGTTCGTCGATGCCGAGCACGCGCTTGATCCGGCCTATGCCAAGAAGCTTGGCGTCAATATCGACGATCTGATCGTGTCGCAGCCCGATACCGGCGAGCAAGCGCTGGAGATCGTCGACACGCTGGTGCGATCGAACGCGATCGACGTGCTGGTGGTCGATTCGGTCGCCGCGTTGGTGCCGCGCGCCGAGATCGAGGGCGAGATGGGCGACAGCCACGTCGGCCTGCAGGCACGATTGATGAGCCAGGCGTTGCGCAAGCTGACCGGCACGATCAGCCGTTCGAACTGCCTCGTCATCTTCATCAACCAGATCCGCATGAAGATCGGCGTGATGTACGGCAGTCCCGAGACGACGACGGGCGGCAATGCGCTCAAGTTCTACGCTTCGGTGCGGCTTGACGTGCGGCGCATCGGCTCGGTCAAGGATCGCGAGGAGGCGACCGGCAACCAGACGCGCGTCAAGGTGGTCAAGAACAAGGTCGCCCCGCCGTTCAAGCAGGTCGAGTTCGACATCATGTTCGGTGAGGGCATCTCCAAGCTGGGTGAGATCATCGATCTTGGCGTCAAGGCCGGCCTGGTCGAGAAGTCGGGATCGTGGTTCAGTTACGATTCGATCCGCATCGGGCAGGGGCGCGAGAATTCGAAGAACTACCTGCGCGAGAACGTCGAGGTCGCCGAGCGGCTCGAGAAGCAGATTCGCGGGCGCCAGGAAGGGCTCGGCGAGGAATTGATGGCCGGTCCGAGCGACGACGACGACGTCTGA
- a CDS encoding lytic transglycosylase domain-containing protein: MLLAATAMGAMTPAIAAAQTARPVEAATPAAPAQLSVAQREQYRTVFAAIRDSRWQDAQLALDAMATGPLHSYARAELYTAKGSPRVELEPLVRLLTEAPELPQAEVLARLAKARGAAELPVLPTAQRLIWQDGAPTRVRAKATKSDAIAADLAQRMTPYVKGDMGREAEALLGETGGLTLEAETEWQSRIAWIYFLQGLDGDARRMGDKAARGQGDWATHARWTSALAAWRQNDCQAAGAGFEAVSARAGDTDMRAAGLYWASRADMTCGRPDRIEARLKNAAQYGETFYGQIARQSLGMTSTATKPQRVTSDWATLERRPNVRVAAALAEIGENDAADQVIRQQAKIGPAAEFASLVRVTEQLDLPASVVWLAHNCPQGFVATADTRYPTPNWTPDTGWRVDKALVYAHTLQESGFRNKVVSPAGAYGLMQIMPAAATDYMRERGISVDKSALTRPSTNIDIGQRHLEKLRDMGLTQGLLPKVIAAYNAGPKPVGEWNSLVRDNGDPLLYIESIPYWETRGYVVTVLRNYWMYEGQTGRRASASRSALAQGMWPRFPGMKGDAAVRIAGRPAANTVAVNAAVAPGAGTTTVASAQ; the protein is encoded by the coding sequence ATGTTGCTTGCTGCCACCGCGATGGGTGCGATGACGCCGGCGATCGCCGCGGCGCAGACCGCGCGACCGGTCGAGGCCGCGACGCCCGCGGCGCCGGCGCAGCTCTCCGTCGCGCAGCGCGAACAGTATCGCACCGTCTTTGCCGCGATCCGCGACAGCCGCTGGCAGGATGCGCAGCTCGCGCTCGACGCGATGGCGACCGGGCCGCTGCACAGCTACGCCCGCGCCGAACTGTACACCGCCAAGGGATCGCCGCGCGTCGAGCTCGAGCCGCTCGTGCGGCTGCTGACCGAAGCGCCCGAACTGCCGCAGGCGGAAGTGCTGGCGCGGCTCGCCAAGGCGCGCGGCGCGGCGGAGCTGCCGGTGCTGCCGACCGCGCAGCGGCTGATCTGGCAGGACGGCGCGCCGACGCGCGTGCGCGCCAAGGCGACCAAGAGCGATGCGATCGCCGCCGATCTCGCCCAGCGCATGACGCCCTACGTCAAGGGCGACATGGGGCGCGAGGCGGAAGCGCTGCTGGGGGAGACCGGCGGGCTGACGCTCGAGGCCGAGACCGAGTGGCAATCGCGCATCGCGTGGATCTATTTCCTGCAAGGTCTCGACGGCGACGCGCGCCGGATGGGCGACAAGGCGGCCCGCGGCCAAGGCGACTGGGCGACGCATGCGCGCTGGACGTCGGCGCTGGCGGCGTGGCGGCAGAACGACTGCCAGGCGGCGGGCGCCGGCTTCGAGGCGGTGTCGGCGCGCGCGGGTGACACCGACATGCGCGCTGCCGGCCTCTACTGGGCGAGCCGCGCCGACATGACGTGCGGGCGGCCCGACCGGATCGAGGCGCGGTTGAAGAACGCGGCGCAATATGGCGAGACCTTCTACGGTCAGATCGCCCGCCAGTCGCTCGGCATGACGAGCACGGCAACCAAGCCGCAGCGCGTGACGAGCGACTGGGCGACGCTGGAGCGGCGACCCAACGTGCGCGTCGCCGCGGCGCTGGCCGAGATCGGCGAGAACGACGCGGCCGACCAGGTGATCCGCCAGCAGGCGAAGATCGGCCCGGCGGCGGAATTTGCCAGCCTGGTGCGCGTGACCGAGCAGCTCGACCTGCCGGCGAGCGTTGTGTGGCTGGCGCACAATTGCCCGCAGGGTTTCGTCGCGACCGCCGACACGCGCTATCCCACGCCCAATTGGACGCCCGACACCGGGTGGCGTGTCGACAAGGCGCTGGTCTACGCGCACACGCTGCAGGAATCGGGGTTCCGCAACAAGGTTGTGTCGCCCGCGGGCGCCTATGGCCTGATGCAGATCATGCCGGCGGCGGCGACCGATTACATGCGCGAGCGCGGTATCTCTGTGGACAAGAGCGCGCTGACGCGGCCGTCGACCAACATCGACATCGGGCAGCGCCATCTGGAAAAGCTGCGCGACATGGGACTGACGCAGGGGCTGCTGCCCAAGGTGATCGCGGCATACAATGCGGGGCCCAAGCCTGTCGGCGAGTGGAATTCGCTGGTGCGCGATAATGGCGATCCGCTGCTCTACATCGAGAGCATCCCCTATTGGGAGACGCGCGGCTACGTGGTGACGGTGCTGCGCAACTATTGGATGTACGAGGGGCAGACGGGGCGCCGCGCCTCCGCCAGCCGATCGGCGCTGGCGCAGGGGATGTGGCCGCGCTTTCCGGGGATGAAGGGCGATGCCGCGGTGCGCATCGCCGGCCGCCCCGCCGCCAACACGGTGGCGGTGAACGCGGCGGTCGCGCCGGGCGCGGGCACGACGACGGTGGCGAGCGCGCAGTAG
- a CDS encoding uracil-DNA glycosylase family protein, producing MGADQNHNWQALADSALEWWRDAGVDTLVGDAPFQWLSDEAAHEEAVASPAARAPAVSASALPAAALPATAEEFLRWRIGEAAPEAGWGGALVAASGPVTADLMVLIDCPERDAGDSLLGGAAGRLFDRMLAAIGRSRDDVHLASVCARRPTAGRMPRDLEARLSEIARHHAGLVAPKRLLVLGDAASRAILSANVMAARGGLHVLNHDGGRVTAVAASFHPRMLLERPALKAESWKDLQLLIGGLS from the coding sequence ATGGGGGCCGATCAAAACCACAACTGGCAGGCACTTGCCGACAGCGCGCTCGAGTGGTGGCGCGACGCCGGCGTCGACACGCTGGTGGGCGACGCGCCGTTCCAATGGCTGAGCGACGAGGCGGCGCATGAGGAAGCCGTAGCGTCACCGGCGGCGCGCGCGCCTGCGGTGTCGGCGAGCGCGCTGCCAGCCGCCGCCCTGCCCGCGACGGCGGAGGAATTCCTGCGCTGGCGCATCGGCGAGGCGGCGCCCGAGGCGGGGTGGGGCGGGGCGCTGGTCGCCGCGTCCGGCCCGGTCACCGCCGACCTGATGGTGCTGATCGATTGCCCCGAGCGCGACGCGGGCGATTCGCTGCTCGGCGGCGCGGCGGGGCGGTTGTTCGACCGCATGCTCGCCGCGATCGGCCGCAGCCGCGACGACGTGCACCTCGCCAGCGTGTGCGCGCGTCGCCCGACGGCGGGGCGGATGCCGCGCGACCTGGAGGCGCGGCTGAGCGAGATCGCGCGTCATCATGCCGGGCTTGTCGCGCCGAAACGGCTGCTGGTGCTGGGTGATGCGGCGAGCCGTGCGATCCTGTCGGCGAACGTCATGGCAGCGCGCGGCGGTTTACACGTACTTAACCATGACGGCGGAAGAGTGACCGCGGTCGCCGCGAGCTTCCATCCGCGCATGCTGCTCGAGCGGCCGGCGCTGAAGGCTGAATCGTGGAAGGACCTGCAGTTGCTGATCGGGGGTTTATCGTGA
- a CDS encoding electron transfer flavoprotein-ubiquinone oxidoreductase yields the protein MSERESMPYDVVIVGAGPAGLSAAIRLKQLAAEKEVEISVCVLEKGSEVGAHILSGAVVDPRSLDELLPNWREDGCPMAEVPVTENLHWVLTKTGKFTLPHLWTPPFLHNKNTYTGSLGNMCRWLAGKAEELGVEIFPGFAAAEILYNDDGSVKGVATGDMGVARDGTHKPDYQPGLELHAKYTFFSEGCRGHLSKQIIRQFDLARDSDPQVYGIGIKELWDIDPEQHHPGRVIHTQGWPTSETEGTNGGSWLYHQANGQVSLGYVVWLNYSNPHLSPFHEMQRWKTHPEISKILKGGKRVSYGARAISDGGLQSIPKLVFPGGALIGDSAGFLNVPRIKGTHTAMKSGIMAAEAAVEAVISQRQHDELTAYPAAFETSWVKKELSIVRNVVPLVKKFGDFLGSGLAGITMWAEYLGLKMPFTMKHHPDHETLWRKDLVSKIDYPKPDGVLTFDRLSSVFLSNTNHEEDQPVHLTLKDPSIPVEYDLPMYDEPAQRYCPAGVYEIVGEDTGDPKFVINAQNCVHCKTCDIKDPTQNINWVVPEGGGGPNYPNM from the coding sequence ATGAGCGAACGCGAGTCGATGCCGTATGACGTGGTGATCGTTGGCGCGGGCCCTGCCGGCCTGTCGGCGGCGATCAGGCTGAAACAGCTCGCGGCGGAGAAAGAGGTCGAGATCTCGGTCTGCGTGCTCGAGAAGGGCAGCGAGGTCGGCGCGCACATCCTGTCGGGCGCGGTGGTCGATCCGCGCTCGCTCGACGAGCTGCTGCCGAACTGGCGCGAGGACGGCTGCCCGATGGCCGAAGTTCCGGTGACGGAGAACCTCCACTGGGTGCTGACCAAGACCGGCAAGTTCACCCTGCCTCACCTGTGGACGCCGCCGTTCCTGCACAACAAGAACACCTATACCGGCAGCCTCGGCAACATGTGCCGCTGGCTCGCCGGCAAGGCGGAGGAGCTCGGCGTCGAGATCTTCCCCGGCTTCGCCGCGGCCGAAATCCTCTACAACGACGACGGCAGCGTGAAGGGCGTCGCGACCGGCGACATGGGCGTCGCGCGCGACGGCACGCACAAGCCCGATTATCAGCCGGGGCTCGAGCTCCACGCCAAATACACCTTCTTTTCCGAGGGGTGCCGCGGGCATCTGTCGAAGCAGATCATCCGCCAGTTCGATCTGGCGCGCGACAGCGATCCGCAGGTCTACGGCATCGGCATCAAGGAGCTGTGGGATATCGATCCCGAGCAGCACCACCCCGGCCGCGTCATTCACACGCAGGGCTGGCCGACCAGCGAAACGGAGGGCACCAACGGCGGCAGCTGGCTCTATCACCAGGCGAACGGCCAGGTCAGCCTCGGCTACGTCGTGTGGCTCAACTATTCCAACCCGCACCTCTCGCCGTTCCACGAGATGCAGCGCTGGAAGACGCACCCGGAAATCTCCAAGATCCTCAAGGGCGGCAAGCGCGTCAGCTACGGCGCGCGCGCGATCAGCGACGGCGGGCTCCAGTCGATCCCCAAGCTCGTCTTCCCGGGCGGCGCGCTGATCGGCGACAGCGCCGGCTTCCTCAACGTGCCGCGTATCAAGGGTACGCACACCGCGATGAAAAGCGGCATTATGGCGGCGGAAGCCGCGGTCGAAGCGGTCATCTCGCAGCGTCAGCACGACGAGCTTACCGCCTATCCGGCGGCGTTCGAGACGAGCTGGGTAAAGAAGGAGCTGTCGATCGTCCGCAACGTCGTGCCGCTCGTCAAGAAGTTCGGCGACTTTCTCGGCTCGGGGCTCGCCGGCATCACGATGTGGGCGGAATATCTCGGCCTCAAGATGCCCTTCACGATGAAGCACCATCCCGATCACGAGACGCTGTGGCGCAAGGATCTGGTGTCGAAGATCGACTATCCCAAGCCCGATGGCGTGCTGACGTTCGATCGCCTCTCGTCGGTGTTCCTGTCGAACACCAACCACGAGGAGGACCAGCCGGTCCACCTGACGCTCAAGGATCCGTCGATCCCGGTCGAATACGATCTGCCGATGTACGACGAGCCGGCGCAGCGCTACTGCCCGGCCGGCGTGTACGAGATCGTCGGCGAGGACACCGGCGATCCCAAGTTCGTGATCAACGCGCAGAACTGCGTCC